Within the Maridesulfovibrio zosterae DSM 11974 genome, the region GCGTTAACATCCCCCTGTACAAACTTACCGGCACCGTCCATAGCGCCGTAGAAATCTGCCTCACGGCGGATAAGTGTACGCTGTTCCTGAGCTTCAGTTTCATCTATGATGCCGGAGTTAAGGTCTGCCTCAATTGCCATCTGTTTACCGGGCATAGCATCAAGTGTAAATCTGGCTGCGACTTCAGCAATACGGGTTGTACCGGCAACGATAACTGTTTTATTCAAGGTGAAGAGGATAAGGAAGATAACAATACCGATTAAGTAGTTACCACCAACAACAAATTCTCCGAAACTTTGAATAACCCCACCAGCAGCAGATGTTCCTTCGTCACCGTGCATAAGAATAGCTCTAGTCGTAGCTACGTTAAGAGCCAGCCTAAGCAGAGTTGTTACAAGCAGGAGTGAAGGGAAAATTGAAAATTCAAGAGGGGATTGCATAAACATTGAAGTTATCAGAATTACCAGTCCCAGTGAAATACTGACTGTCAGCATGAAGTCAATGAAAAGAGTTGGCAAGGGAATCAGCATGACAAAAAGAATGACAACAACGCCTGATGCCAGCAGTATATCACCTTGCTTGGCAAACTGCTCATAATTCACATTTATAGCTTTTGATTTAGCTCCGGCCATGATTTTGACACCCCTTAAAGTTCATTGATTGTGTGACTTGTTAAGTTGGAAGAACTTCTTAAGTACTTTTATTTACGAGTGAATTTGTTAAGCTTAGCAAGTATCGCGGCTACAGCTTGGTAAAGTTCTTCTGGAATTATGTCACCGATCTCAACCTGTTTATACAAGGCTTGTGCCAAAGGCTTATTTTCACGGATCGGAATGTTGTGTTCCCTTGCAGCCTCTTTGATCCTTTCAGCAATTTTGTTCTTACCTTTGGCAAGAACTTGTGGGGCAGGGGCTTGCAATGCGTCATATCTAAGTGCAATTGCGTAATGAGTCGGGTTTGTAATTACAACGTCGGCCTTGGGTACATCAGCCATCATGCGCTGCTGTAGTACGGCCATCATTTTTTGTCTTTGCTGCTGCTTTATTTGTGGATCACCTTCAGCTTGTTTGCGCTCATCTTTAACTTCATCTTTACTCATTTTCATTTCTTCCTGATAATTCCATCTTGCATACCAGAGGTCAGCAATTGCGAGAACTATCATGGGGACCATTGCATAGGTGACCATTTTGTATCCGACTCGGAGGATGAAAATAGTCAACTGATGTGCATCCGTGTAAAATAGAGGGATAAAATTAGCTAATTCTTTTTTTATTACGACGTATGGAGCAATGGCAACTATTATTGCCAACAACAGGCTTTTCGCAAGTCTGACGAAGGTTTTAATATCAAACATTAGTCGTTTGATGCCTGCCATTACATTAAATATTTTAGAAAATTTGGGTTTAAAAACTTTTGTAGTCCATAGTTTTCCAACCTGTAAGCGCAGAATCAGATAGGAAATGAAAGAAATAAATAAAAATAAAGGAAGCAGGATCAGAGCAAGTTTCTTAGAACACCATATAAAAAGTGTGAGGACAGAATTTGGGGTAAGCTCAGTAAATATGCCTTTAGTTAAAAACCAATGGAAGATTTCATAAAATTGATCATAGTAAGTGTCGATAAGAACCCTTAGTCCTATAACTCCGGCAAGAAGGGTCATTATTTTGCCCATTTCTTCACCTTTGGCAACACTTCCGTCTTTTCGGGCTTTATTGACTCGTTTCGGGGTCGCCTTCTCGGTTTTGCTAGGATCATTTGCCATGAAAAATACCTAGTTACCGAGTAATTGTTGCACAGGAGGGCTTGCAGATTTCATTATTTGAAGCATTAGCACAGGTAGCCCTGCAACGTATTCGCTTACATATATGGATAAGATTGAAAAAATCATGCTTAGAAAGAAGAAACCAACCATGATTTTGAGTGGAAAGCCGAGCATAAGAACGTTCATTTGAGGAGCCATTTTACTGATAAGAGCCAGCGCAAGGTCAACAACGAAGATGGAGGCAATGATCGGAGATGCTACTTTTACTGCTAAAGTAAAAATATCTTTAGATATTAACATGATTTGTGAAGTGAGTTTTGACGAAATAAATATTTGTCCTGGAGGAATGTACTTAAAGCTTTCAACCATAGCTGACATTAAGTACAGATGACCGTTAAGGCACAGAAAAACAAGAATCGCTGTCATGTATAAGAAGTGGGCTGTAACTGCTTCGTTTGTGCCTGTAAGTGGATCGAGTACATTCACCATTGAAAAACCCATCTGGACACCAATAAAGTTGCCTCCGGTTTGAACTGCTGAAAACATTACATTGACGGCTATTCCCATGACCAGTCCCAAGACAAGCTCACCTAAAATCATTAAAGCTATGTTATAAGGATTCGATGGCATAAGACTTCCGTCCACGTGAATATACGGCCATATGCCTATAGTAATGACAATTGTAAGAGCTGCCTTCACTGGGTTCGGGATTGATTGCCCACCAAAAAAAGGAAGCAGGAACAGTACTATGCTTACCCTGAACAGGGTAAGATAAAAACTCATAAGATCATTTGGATTAAAATGGAATAAATTCATACTGTCCTCTTGTCCTTCTGTCTTGCAAAAAAAGGCCCATATACCAAACTCATTCTATCACCAAGAATAGAATAGGGCAAAGGCTGAAAAGTGAGAATTTATCTTTTCATTTATAAATAAGAATGAAAAAGCCCGTAAAGATTTTCCTTACGGGCTTTTTAACTTATTGATTTTTAAAATTAATTCAAAATATATCTCATAGGGTTAACCGGTACTCCGCCGAGCCTGACTTCATAGTGAACATGCGGTCCTGTTGAGCGGCCTGTATTTCCGGTGTAGCCGATAAGTTCACCTCTGGTTACAACCTGACCTGTTTTTACGGCCTGCTGTTTCATGTGTCCATATCGTGTAGAAAGATTAGCCCCATGACTCAGCTTAACCATCTTTCCATATCCGCCTTGAGTTCCAGAAAAAGTAACTGTTCCCTGTGCCGGGGCATATATTGGGGTTCCACGCGGACATGAAATATCGATCCCCTTGTGGTATTCACGTTTGCCCGTAAAAGGAGAACTTCTCCAACCAAATGGAGATGTTACCCACCCTTCAGCCGGCCATATAGATGGCGTCGCATCTAATGCATCCTGCTTGGAACGCATGGAGTGGATGATTTCTTGTTGCCTAACTTCTTCTAGCTTAGCCTCAGTGCCAAGCTGGGCCAGAAAATCATGCATTTTGCGAACAAGAAGTTCTTGTCTATAAAGTGGCAGATAATTATTTGAGAAGTCTGCTTCGGTGGAGCCGCCTTTAGGTGCGACGTCCTGCACATTGCCCTGATCAAGATTGATCATTACTCGCAGTTTTGAGTCAAAATTTCTGACTCTGTCCAGGTCTTGCGAGATATTTTGCATTTTCTGGGATAACGAAAGAAGCTGTGCTTTTTGCTCTTGGACAGCCTTTTCAGAGCGAACAAGATTTTTTTCAAGCCCTGAATAATTCTCGTAGTATGTCCAAAGAAAAATATTTCCACCTGCAAGCCCGGCAATCAGTGCAAAGATGAATAAAAATATCCATCCTCTGAACTGGAATTTACGGGCATTATCACATGGATTTTTAAATATGACTACATGGTATTTTTTTAAAAGCATAATTTTTAGTAGGCCTAGTTTTCTGTGAAGTTGGTTCTATCTCCGAGTAACAGGCACATTAGTTTGTAAAATTTTTATGTTGTTTTTGTATTTAAGTCAAGTTGCCAGCGTCTTAAGGCATTAAAAGTATTATTTTTGGAGCCAGGATTATTCTTCCATTCATCTTCCAGCCACTTTGAAATTTCACTGCGTTTTGTGTCATTGTT harbors:
- the flhB gene encoding flagellar type III secretion system protein FlhB, encoding MANDPSKTEKATPKRVNKARKDGSVAKGEEMGKIMTLLAGVIGLRVLIDTYYDQFYEIFHWFLTKGIFTELTPNSVLTLFIWCSKKLALILLPLFLFISFISYLILRLQVGKLWTTKVFKPKFSKIFNVMAGIKRLMFDIKTFVRLAKSLLLAIIVAIAPYVVIKKELANFIPLFYTDAHQLTIFILRVGYKMVTYAMVPMIVLAIADLWYARWNYQEEMKMSKDEVKDERKQAEGDPQIKQQQRQKMMAVLQQRMMADVPKADVVITNPTHYAIALRYDALQAPAPQVLAKGKNKIAERIKEAAREHNIPIRENKPLAQALYKQVEIGDIIPEELYQAVAAILAKLNKFTRK
- the fliR gene encoding flagellar biosynthetic protein FliR, producing the protein MNLFHFNPNDLMSFYLTLFRVSIVLFLLPFFGGQSIPNPVKAALTIVITIGIWPYIHVDGSLMPSNPYNIALMILGELVLGLVMGIAVNVMFSAVQTGGNFIGVQMGFSMVNVLDPLTGTNEAVTAHFLYMTAILVFLCLNGHLYLMSAMVESFKYIPPGQIFISSKLTSQIMLISKDIFTLAVKVASPIIASIFVVDLALALISKMAPQMNVLMLGFPLKIMVGFFFLSMIFSILSIYVSEYVAGLPVLMLQIMKSASPPVQQLLGN
- a CDS encoding M23 family metallopeptidase, giving the protein MLLKKYHVVIFKNPCDNARKFQFRGWIFLFIFALIAGLAGGNIFLWTYYENYSGLEKNLVRSEKAVQEQKAQLLSLSQKMQNISQDLDRVRNFDSKLRVMINLDQGNVQDVAPKGGSTEADFSNNYLPLYRQELLVRKMHDFLAQLGTEAKLEEVRQQEIIHSMRSKQDALDATPSIWPAEGWVTSPFGWRSSPFTGKREYHKGIDISCPRGTPIYAPAQGTVTFSGTQGGYGKMVKLSHGANLSTRYGHMKQQAVKTGQVVTRGELIGYTGNTGRSTGPHVHYEVRLGGVPVNPMRYILN